In Oryza sativa Japonica Group chromosome 8, ASM3414082v1, the sequence GAACAAGTGGTGGTGATTTGAGTTGACTAAACCACTCAAAGTATTAGTACGTTACATGACAGTAACGACGATAGtaacaacaaagttgaaatcTTGTTGGCCAAGAAGATCCTCTCATCCTTAATAAACATTTTTCTGATCCCGCAAAGCTTCacagttcacatgaaaaaaatcACAGTTTCTACTGGAGACATTTCAAGTAATTGGACTTGGACCATCCTAGCTTCTAGTTGAGACCCAATTCACAAAGTTACACTCAATTATCTCCATCAAACATTTTCGGTGCCATTTGGAAATTGGAACAACGGTAATTTCAGGTTAAACTTATAAAAATACATATACCTCTGTAAAATTACCATGAAATTCCTGCGTTCCAAACAAACCATATTTTGTGACCACTGTTGTACAGTGTGCGGACTTATGACAAGGTTTCCAGCATGGAACTTTccatgtctctctctctctccctgcaGATCTACCTGAGCTAGTAGATGAGACATTGTGGCCACACACATGTGGCAGCCAAGTTGCatgaaaataaaagagaaaaaaaaagaaagaaagaaagagcagGAGCTATGTATGCTGGAGGCAAGAACATGATCTCCAAGGAGCATAATCATGGTGAGGTAGATGAATGGATTGGATGCAATGCTGTCCCAGATTGTCCTTGCCGGCGTCCATTTCTCACCGGCCTCTTCCCCATCTCATCTTTGCACATGAATGTTGGCCAAATTAAAATCTGTTCAGGAGGGTCCCCTACAATCAGGGATTGATGGTATTGGGGGTACAATTAAGAGCAAGTTCGGTATGGCCGATGGATTATGAATTATCCCGTGCACGTTTCCCGAGCTCTTAAATGGTACGATTTTTCgataaacatttttttcatcatCTTTTTGTTATATAATACTttctccatctacttttaatagtcatattttatcttgacacacagactaaggataaataattctatttatcatctatttaaacatgctactagtcatttctcgtaaacaaacgattcattaatatttatatttctcaatACTCATGTAGCCAACCATATGTGGAAGAATAGATAGTCATGCATTAAATGTgtgaattgaaatatgcctatcaaaaataaatttttcaaatttgaaaatatgactatcaaaatagatggagggagtactttttagtacaccttttcaactttgtaacATTCAATTTATTCATAATGCCCTCGAATAATTGCCATAAACCCACTATCATCCATCATGCAGATGGCCTAACAATTAGGCTCACCACACCTTGAGCAGTAATGGCATATATATCATCAGCATTGCATGGTTGCATCCATGGCAGGTCATTGCTGCCTGGGGTATACAGTTTTGCAGCTTTTCTTCCCTTGTGTTCAGGGTTCTGGTGCTTGCCGTCTGTAACCGGTCGGTTATTAAATACTGTACTGAGTAATTAATCCAACTACTTAATGACGGTTTCTTTTATCTTCTGAATCTGAATTTTTTGTCCATCCTGAAACTCTTCTCCTAATCCCAGAGATTCAGCACATGCGTACTTTACTTAAATCAGGCACAGATCAACCACCCAACCTTGGCTACTTCCCTGTTCCCTGCACAATAGAGAAGATGTGGACACTTGAGGATCCAGCCAAGAACAAGCTTATCATGAGTCATGACCACATATTGCTGCATTTCAAAGCCAGAATTGCAGTGAAAACGGAGACTTCACACCTCCGTCATTTCATCTTCAGCTTATCAACCGCAACCAAAacttaaatttcaaaacttaattttagagttaattttattattttctcatCATAGTTCTTTATTCCTACAATAACTACATTCTTTTTTCCTACAGTAAGCCGCTAAAATGGGATAAATAAAAGTcttacttataaattattttgtaaTCACTAATAAACATGACTGTTTTTACGTTTTGAATTCgctaagaacatatataaaatttaaaattgagtaaatttcagaaaactacaaCTTTAGTGACAAAtgtatcagtttgctgcaactttagcgacatgtttcagtttgctgcaacaatagcacgggaaattatcacaaaactgcaacttttacgttatatgctgctacagtTGTCACATATATgtactgtagcagcatataacgtaaaagttgcagttttgtgataatttttcacgataatgttgcagcaaattgatagttttgtcactaaagttgcagtctgaaatttactctttaaaatCTATACCTGCAAAATTATTTTTCGATCGCTAATAAATATTATGGCTTATAGCctaactactttttttttcttttgttgctgGTTAGGCGTCTCCAAGGGGTGTTCATCACAGGCCACCAGACGTACCGAACTCACCTGTCTGTAGTTAATAAGACGACGAACTTGCCGGCCAGTCGTCACCACCGCCAAGATCGCTGGCTTGCTGAATTTTAGCTGATGGCGACAAGAATTAACTCAACCACTCCCCATTCACATCGAGCAGAGCCTTGAGCAGCAAACCAGATTTAATTTGCTTTACTGATCAGATGTGTTTGTATATGTTCAGGTTCAGAGACGTTTACAGCTCAATCATGGAGTGTTTGGCCGTTTATTATACGGCTCTGAATTTTCACTGTCTCAACCACAAGCTTCAAACTGTTTCAAAGAATAACATGTCGAAATAAAGGATACTGATCTCTCTGGTCACAAAAAAATTGTGCCCTTTTAATGTTGCGAAGATGTTTTCGTCACTGATCCATATCACACCGCATTACTATTAAGTTTCAACCAAAATACAAATTATCGAGTAGATTGCTAAAACGGATTATTTGCTCCATGTTttgggaaaaaataaaaaaaaagtcttcTGTTATATTATTTAGACCACTTGtatttaaattaattattgtttatttaccaaaatatttaatttatctccaTAACTAAATAAATAATCTTTAGTAATAGTCAGCTCAATATTTGTTTTGAATTGAGCTTGGTTTGGAGTCAAATCAATATGTATGACCTTTGTGCatcaaatgtaaatattttaaaaaataatactcgAAGTTTTTTTAAAACGTTTTTTTTGGGAGGCAACGATCCCATTCATTCTCCATGATTGCAACCAACTACAAACCAGTCATGCACGCTAGCCCATTCAGCCCACTACATATTTGCATAGCCATTTGGCTGAACTCCCTACTTCTCAAGGCATAGCTACTTCCGCATTAGCTCGGCTTCTCAATCCTATATGTGTACCGATGTTTGCACTTTGCAGCTCAATCTTGGAGTGTTCGGTTGTTTATACAGTTTTAAATTTCAATGTTTAGATATCAGCCAAATAACAACTTGTGGAAATAAAGTGAAACTCTCTCTGGTTATAAAAAGGCCCAATCAATTTAATTTAGACGTTGGTATGGtatttaaaacatattttttcCCACTATTTTGTGTCAGTATTAGCAAGCTTTAGTAAAATCATAACATTAGTGTAAAAGTAGGTTTCGTATCAAATCAATATCAATATGTGACTTTCGTATCTACTAACCATTGGGCATTAGCCCATTCAGGCATTCAGCTCAGTACATATATAATGCTTTCTTGCATATTTGACTATCTAAATCATGTGAATCCTGGTCTAATGGTGGCTAATTTTATAGTGGAATTTTAGTAAAGAACCACCTTGCGATAATGTTTGCTTTTACCTTTTTATCCAACCCAATCGATGCCCAATATGCATTTGCACCATTTGCTATCCACCACCATTCTCTTGCTAGTCTCCTAAAGGCCTATGCCAATGTCAAGCACCATGCTAAAAAAGGTGTCTCCAACTGACTTGGCAACTGTGTGGCATTGATCATGCCTTGAGAGCTGGACAAGCAACAAAAGAAGCGAGATAAATGAGTGAATAGGGAAACACATGTGGTCATTAATAGGATAGAAAGGCAAGTATGTAAAACCACTCTCCAACAATGAAGAATTGGGTCAGGGCAAGGTCAATAGAAGAGTCAGGGCCATAACTAGAAATCAGAGGCCCCCGGTGCGAATATACATATTGGGTCCTAAAATTTGAAAGCCATGGTGGCCGATGGCGGGTAGTCATAATCATGCACGGTGCACACTGTCATGGCTGGCGGCATATAGTCGTAGGCACATAGAAGTCAGAAACAAAaaggggcaattgcaaatttaccactgttttgaatcgttattgcaaaaCTGTCACTAGATAATTGAAAAAATGCCACTGGAACTGCcattcgagtggcatccttgcaaaattgaaaaaaccagtggcaaatttgcaaatgccccaaACAAAAACCAGCAAGTGTGGCGGCGGTTGGGAGCATGTTCATTTGTGACGTCTGTTCGTGCCCATTGCCTAGCCTTATGTAGCGTTAATTGTTTGAAAAAAGGGGTAAATTTGTAGTGGTGATGGGAATCAGAGGAGCCAAGAAGGCGAGTAAGTGCAGTGTGCGGTGCATGTTGGTTTGATCAAACGAGGTAATGAGAGAATTTAGCTTGTTGTTTGGACTTTATCATGGATGCTAGAATAGCTTGTTGGGCTTTTTCATACTTGCAATAGTGTTTATTAGATTGGATAACTAATTAGTACTAGTACTTATAGATTTGGGAGCCCTAAATTTTGAAGACCTTGAACAGATTTACGCTTTACACGAAAAACGTCcagggtcttccggctagctccacaaggtgatGAACTAGACAACCtaggttcgaagcctcaccccttctaattatttgatattaggtccttctCTAATATTCACGTCTTTTAGATTTACGCTTTATACATATGGATGTACGGCCTTGAGAAGAGTAAGCAACTATCTTTAAAGCATACCTGTTAGCTGCATTGTTACCTTGCATTCTTTTTTCTATTGAGCACGTGTATAACTAGTGACTAATCATTTCTACTTATTTTCTTAATCTCCGTTCTCTAACTTATCACTAAAGGAGAGGTGATTGTACTACTGTCGGTTAATGTACATGCTCTTATTTGAATTACTAGTGCATATATCTTTCCATGTTTAGTTTTTCATCGAGAAATAACAATCAGTTCTAAGATTTGCTCTTGAAATAACTTCTATTTGCTATAAAATTGTCTCCACTTCTTTCTTAAATAACTTTGATTTGCTACGAAGTTATCTTGGATTGCTTCAATTAGCTCTTAGAGTAAATTGATTTTGCTCTCCAAGATCCAATATATTACATGTTACTGAACAAAGGTTACCCTTGATGTAGAAAAACAATCGAAAACACATGGGATCACGTGGAATGGCCAAGAGAAACAAAGATATGCATTTCTTACAAAAATGAGTTTCACGCCACAGCTGCACATGGTAAAACCGAATTTTACATGCAAAGTTTGTAATCATGTGCTAACTATATTGGTACCACTAGTTCAAACTCTCAAAATTTAAAGTTCGACCGATTTGTTTCTTTATGGTGGAACCCATCTATCTGAGCCAAAGTCCTAGATTTAATATAGGCCATCGTATTTTTCAAAACGAATATtatgaggtaaaaaaaaagaactatcaTTGACCGGGCCAGGGCTCACAATATCAATTGTTTTTTTGCGAAAACCGCTCGTTTTTTTATGAAATCGCCGGCGAACGGTTTGTGAAAACAGATCAATTATTTTAGCTTGGCGTTGACCGAAAGTCATTGGTTTAATCAATTTTTGGACAGTTTTTTGGGTAAACTGGGTAAGAACccttttttcctaaaaacttaAATAAATCTACCATAAACATGCAATGGTGAAACTGGCTAGTGCCACTAGTTTGTGAAAAAATGGTTTAGATCCAATAGCAAAATATCTCAGCACAAATCTTAGCACGGGATCCACGGGCCAAAAAGAAATTTAACAGTCCTGAGAACTGCCCACAActagctagaaaaaaaaaagcggcCGTAACCTTGACTTGTGAGAGCACTGagcaaaaaaagagagagagagagagagagatggtgagGAGAGGACTGAGGCCGTAACTTTGACTTGTGAGAGCactgagcaaaaaaaaaaaagagatggtgAGGAGAGGACTGAAACAAAAGaggcgcttttttttttttcaggtcgTGTCGCCCGCGTGTTCTCCGCTGCTGGAGATGGCAAGCAAGGGAAGACCTCTCGCACTCGCAGTCGCTGCCAAAATGGAAGCAAGCACACCCCTCTCgctgccactgccactgccactgccaAGCAAACAGCGCGGCGCCACAGTAGCAGTAGCCACCACGCACGCACGCGTCGGTGCgtgttcccccccccccccctcccccccgcgACAAATTCCTCCTCgcctttcccctcctcctccctctcctcgccgccgatccgccgccgccgccgcagccggtgagtgatcccctttccttcctctgtTGCCTTACCGAATTCCGCGCCGTGGGACGATTCGATCGACGGATCGatcggtggttgggtgggtacTGGGTACTAGGGTTGGGGTCAGCGCCGAGGGGTTGCGGATTGGTTGGGGTACATGtatgttggtggtggtggtacccGTGGTTTACCTCGTGCTTGGCTCCGGCgcgtggagcggcggcgctgaCTTTCGGTGAATCGCGATGCCCCCCGATTCGGTGGGGTGGTGTGGTTTGTAtggggattttgagtttttttgtttttgttttggggGTTTGGTTTGGCGTGAAATTGGGGCGAATAGGTGTGTGATTCTCGCGGAGTAGCCGCTCCTGGGTAAGAAATGGGCGAGTTTTTGTGGTGATCCGTGATCGTGAGAATTTGTTGATAAATTTGCGGTGTGTTTTACTGTTGAAAAACCCTTGCTTTGAGAATGCCTAGCATTTTTAGCTTGTCTCAGACTGTCAGACATGATGTCTATATGGTGGTGCTATTCGCAAGCGGAAGCATTTCTGATTTATGTGTAATCAGTTTGGTTACTGGACTAGACAATGCTGCCCTCCCAGTTATAAGTTGTAACATACTAGTGCTTACCAACAACCAGTATATCTCTGTGCTGCTAAATGGAAATTGAGATGACACCCAATGTTTTAAACAAATAAAGGCCAGTATAGCATTCTATTTCCAGGAATTATTTAGGCTTGGCTCTGCAATGTATTTCCTTCCAGCCTACTTGGTGCATGAGGTCATGAAATATGGTCTTCAAATTGAATTATAGATGAATTGTGATGCTGATAttccttgtttttcttttcctttttcttcacaGGGATCTTCCGTCGGATAGTATGGTATTGTGCTGGACACACTGTTGACTTTCGTCTCTATGATTATCTCTGATACCGATCGGAGCATTGCACCTCTTCCTTCGATCAATGGGCATTGTGAAGGTAGCAAGTTGTGCGCCTACAGAAGAGCGGGCTTACAGCTGTGGAGACGAGGACATTACACAAGAGGAGAAAATGCTGCTTCAGAGATTTCCTATTCATGAATCCGATGACTATGAACATGAAGAGGTCAATTGTGAGCTTGCAAAGTCTGGAGATCAGATCTGTAGTGTCCCTTATGGGCTTTATGATTTGCCTGAATTGAATGATATTCTTTCTTTGGAGACATGGAACTTATGTCTAACAGAAGATGATAGATTCCGTCTAGCAGCCTATCTCCCAGACATGGACCAACATGATTTCTTTGTAACAATGAAGGAGCTGTTTAGTGGCAGTGACCTGTTCTTTGGGAGTCCAGTGAAGAGCTTCTTCCACAGATTGAATGGTGGGTTTTATTCTCCAGAAGTTTCCCAGGCTAGAGAATTACTGATGATCTTTGAAAGACGAAGATATTATCATTTTCTGAAGTCCCATCATGATGGCATGATTTTCAAGTTTGCATCCATGGACAAGGTAGGAGGACGATGTGGGGCGAGTACTGGTCTTCAGGGTAAGGTTAACAGTTGGAATGACAGAAGACATGAAGATCCCCTCACAGGTGTTGACATAAGCGGTTCTCCTTTCAATAGAAGTCTATCAATTGCCAATGAGGTTAAAGATGCAACCCTTCCACCTTTGAAGCGAACCAAACGTATGGATGGGACAGTAACCACTCATTGTTCAGCCAAGCGCAAGGGAATAGTCTACAGAGACAAATCAATGGAAATGAGCTCATTGAAGAGTCCTGTCTTTCATGTTCCTGGTGAGCTTACTACATGTATTAGATTGCCCAAAGGTGTGCTGAAAATAAAGACCGATTGTGCTTCCCTCATTGATCACAATGAAGGAATTCATCGTACACCAGAACCGATGCTAGCAGACCAACTGGGAATACAGGTCTCCAGCTTACCTTGCGCTTCTGCACTGGATGTTCATGGTTTTGCGATGAATTCAGCTTATTACTACCACATAAACACAAGCAAGAGTACTTTGAGAAATCTACATGTGCGTCCCTACCAAAGAGAAGGCACACTTGATACTtaccctcactcagttgaaagTCCGTTTGGAGTGCAAATTATGGTTCCAGAGGAGCTTAAAAGGGGTTACTATTCTCGAATGCCGAATTCCTTCCATCAGTCAACAACCAAACATAGTCCGGAATATTGCAATGAAGCACCCCACGAGAAGAACCTTTTGAAGAACTTTGGTCAACAAAATGCCGTAATTCCTGAAAGTTCTCCTGATCCATTTACAAGGAATACTGATTGTCATCAAACAAATGGATACATGACGCATGGTCTGAAAACTGCTGAAAGTAT encodes:
- the LOC4345949 gene encoding uncharacterized protein, translated to MGIVKVASCAPTEERAYSCGDEDITQEEKMLLQRFPIHESDDYEHEEVNCELAKSGDQICSVPYGLYDLPELNDILSLETWNLCLTEDDRFRLAAYLPDMDQHDFFVTMKELFSGSDLFFGSPVKSFFHRLNGGFYSPEVSQARELLMIFERRRYYHFLKSHHDGMIFKFASMDKVGGRCGASTGLQGKVNSWNDRRHEDPLTGVDISGSPFNRSLSIANEVKDATLPPLKRTKRMDGTVTTHCSAKRKGIVYRDKSMEMSSLKSPVFHVPGELTTCIRLPKGVLKIKTDCASLIDHNEGIHRTPEPMLADQLGIQVSSLPCASALDVHGFAMNSAYYYHINTSKSTLRNLHVRPYQREGTLDTYPHSVESPFGVQIMVPEELKRGYYSRMPNSFHQSTTKHSPEYCNEAPHEKNLLKNFGQQNAVIPESSPDPFTRNTDCHQTNGYMTHGLKTAESISEVLTLGTDTAGPYKHLLEQSETMRYPEGLKLKTPASQSVTEVEEGHRYPFTYKRRKLQKRLDLVDPVKKSTMVDSEPLSALASVANVKIKGNQALKIGS